The genomic interval TGTGCAGACACATGCATGGAGACGcatgtgaaacaggaagcaggagagaaatgtgaatgtaaatgatcttttaattaaaaaatgttttactgttatCATTTTGGCCATGCAGCCCTAGTTCAAAGAGGGAGCAATAACACTTGAGGAACAGCAGTAAGTTGAATCAAAGATGGATTTCAAAACCTATTGTCCCACTGACACCTCAAATAATGAGAATTCTGCTGcctaatattttgttttgctctgcaCCATTAAGGAAGAAAATTATTTCTATAGACTGAGTCATGACATGAGAGGAATTTTCTCAACAACTTAAAAATGGCTCACTTCCAGTGCTCCCTGGtttattaaacagattttactGCTTATGTGAGAAATTATTCAATCAATTTCAAATCCAAACCAAATAGCACACCTGTAGGCAGGTACAATAAATCGCGCCCGGTAGCCATCACATCAAGGCAAGTCAGACCTGCATATCCACAGGCCTGATACAAGTCACAGGTTTAGAGCAACACAGAGATTGGAAAAAACTTTACTCCCAAAGATGAAACGTTTCTTCAACTTTGTGTAACAGCACCACCTAATGGCAAATATGCAACAAATTTCTATAATGTCAGTGTGGTACGGCAAACCACTGTCAAAAGCTGGACCAGAAATATGTAAAGATATGACATCTCTTCAGATGCATAAGTacaagtttttcattttaagctTTTGCACCTCTGGGGTGCCAAAACTCCTTTAATAAAGTTTCATCATGAGAGGACATAGGTGATACATGCCAAAGCCTACAGTGTAGTTTGAGAAAATTATTTCAGcatatttcaatattttgcAACAAAAGCGCTATCTAGTGGCCGATTGacaccaattttttttttcagagaccCTAAGGGTCTGTTGTGTAAAGTTTTGTGTTAATGGGTGTGATTGTTGCAAATATatgcaacatttcctcttttgtgGGCTACCTACAGAAATGTGTTCCTTTATAATCATCTTTGTTTAGGTTGTCAGTAATTAGGGAGCGCCAGAGAGCTGCTATATCACATCCATAGCCAATTGTGGTATcaaatgaaaggagagaaaataggtgcaaagttttgtgagtttttgcgCATCCTAAAGGCctcaaaaattattttaagaaTGTAGTATGTTCATAATGATGAGAGCAATGACCTCACCAAATTTAATGAAAATCCAAGAACCTTTTTTTCCACCATGGCCTGCATTTGGGGGTGATGTGGAGCCCACTGACCACGCCCAAGCCCAGTCACTGAAGAATAATGTAATTTTCACCAGGTCAGGTATTTGCCAATTTTGGTGAGTTTCCGAGCATCCTAAAGccctcaaaaatgtgattttgtgaacggattaataataataatctctgcaaaaacaaaagtttccTTGCATTCTGTGCCAGGGACAGTCCTGGCCCTGATATGTCCATACTTGGTGTGTTGCCATCTGTAGCAGCTGTTCCCCAGGACGACAggggtgtgtttgtgaacaTCTCCTCTCCACCCAGCCTCTCTGCTACCTTACGGGCAGAGATGGTGTCCTTGAAGTGTTCCCTCCAAGCCAAGGTGGCACACAGCAGGCACAGGGTTTTACCAGTGCCTGTGGGACTCTCCAGAATGCCATTCACCTTCTggaacaaacagacagacatgtttcCCAAGTTCATTATTCTGCTACTTCCAGTACCTGTTGATCCACAAAGCAGCTGTAAATTTATATAAAATCCCAAGCCTTACATGTAGGCCTAGCAGCTCTTGTGCTTTGAGGTGTGTTCTGGTGGaagattattgttattattattattattattattattgttattattattatcatattataaTAATGAACGCACTATATTAACAATTATAATGGCGAACACTGAGATTTACTCACATCATCAAATGTCTATCACACAGGGGACTGTAAAAAATGATGGGGCATTTATTTCTAACAAAGCAAAAattaagtttctttttttttttacaactgtATACTGACCATCCTGAGCTGAGAAACATTACAGTTCGGTAAAGTTGGAAAGATATTTACAGATTCGAAACTCCCAAATCAGTAACTCATTCGCTATAACCaaattttccatccatcctccaaGCTGAAGAAATAACATCAACCTCTCTGAGCAGCCAGCGGTGAGACTAGTGCACAGGGATCTACAAAGTGCAACATCAAAATCAATTATCGGGGTATCACACTACTCAGCCTCCCTGGGAAAGTTTACTCCAGGGTGCTGGAAAGGAGGCTCAAACGGATTGTCGAACCTCGGATTCAGGAGGAACAATGCAGATTTCGTCCTAGCCGCAGAACAGTGGACCAGCTTTTCACTCTTGCAGGATTGCTGAGGGAGTCATGGGAATTTGACCAgccagtctacatgtgttttgtagacTTGGAAAAGGCCTATGACCGTGTCCCCCAAGGGATCCTGTGGGGGGGTACTGCAGGAGTATGGGGTACCGGGGCTGCTGATGCGAGTCCTGCCAACGAGATTACTGTATCTGTGTCTTAAAATCGCTGCATCACTcatcacactgtgtgttttttccctcaagcacattagtgcctaggctgttcttctctctttctctctgacacttACTGCAGGTTCTCTGCCtccggagctgtagagtctcctgctgctcgcACGAGCCAGCTCAATGGATGTTGTTACAACATTTACAATTTATTAGTGTTTATGgtagtgttattgctattaaCGTTTtactgttctgtcattattattcctaaagctatcattattattattattatagtctctctgtctaaacccaactggtcaaggcagatggccgcccaccctgagtccagttccgctcaaggtttctgcctcttaaaaggaagtttttccttgtccTTTTTTCCTTGTgcactgtcgcctagtgcttgatcatggtgggaactgttgggtctctctttgaAAATTTTAGAAGATAAAGAATACGGTGTAGACTGTTCTAGAGTCCTGGTCTAAACATTTAAAGC from Lates calcarifer isolate ASB-BC8 unplaced genomic scaffold, TLL_Latcal_v3 _unitig_2005_quiver_3343, whole genome shotgun sequence carries:
- the LOC108891592 gene encoding regulator of telomere elongation helicase 1-like: MPSLNLHGVAVDFPFPPYDCQKDYMTKVIECLQKKVNGILESPTGTGKTLCLLCATLAWREHFKDTISARKVAERLGGEEMFTNTPLSSWGTAATDGNTPIYYTDVPKIIYASRTHSQLAQVISELKNTSY